A window of the Oscillospiraceae bacterium NTUH-002-81 genome harbors these coding sequences:
- a CDS encoding nitroreductase family protein codes for MEVSEYAFPVKTAPVCMVVCGNLDREIHKDRGWWVQDCSAAMENMLLEATDLGIGSIWLGIYPYEERVAAVRSLFSLPERVMPLGIMALGYAAKEKPANDRYLADRVHWERFGNLYKGQANDAAVL; via the coding sequence ATGGAAGTGAGCGAGTATGCGTTCCCGGTAAAAACCGCGCCGGTGTGTATGGTTGTGTGCGGCAACCTGGATCGGGAGATCCACAAAGACCGGGGATGGTGGGTGCAGGATTGCAGCGCGGCCATGGAAAACATGCTGCTGGAGGCAACAGATCTGGGCATCGGCAGCATCTGGCTGGGCATTTATCCGTATGAAGAGCGGGTTGCGGCTGTGAGAAGTTTGTTCTCGCTGCCGGAACGGGTGATGCCGCTGGGCATCATGGCACTTGGTTATGCAGCCAAAGAAAAACCGGCCAACGACCGTTATCTGGCAGACCGGGTGCACTGGGAGCGCTTTGGGAACCTGTACAAAGGCCAGGCGAATGACGCTGCCGTTTTATAA
- a CDS encoding response regulator transcription factor, with protein sequence MSKILIVEDEESIADLEKDYLELSGFEVAICNNGDDGLKAALEKDYDLLILDLMLPGTDGFEICKRVREVKNMPIIMVSAKKDDIDKIRGLGLGADDYMTKPFSPSELVARVKAHLSRYERLIGSNAQENDIIEIRGIKIDKTARRVWVNGEEKNFTTKEFDLLTFLAQNPNHVFTKEELFKKIWDMDSIGDIATVTVHIKKIREKIEFNTAKPQYIETIWGVGYRFKV encoded by the coding sequence ATGAGTAAAATTTTGATTGTAGAGGATGAGGAGAGCATCGCAGATCTGGAGAAGGACTATCTGGAACTCAGCGGTTTTGAGGTAGCTATTTGCAACAACGGTGATGACGGCCTGAAAGCGGCGCTGGAGAAGGATTATGATCTGCTGATCCTGGATCTGATGCTTCCCGGCACGGATGGCTTTGAGATCTGCAAACGGGTGCGGGAAGTGAAAAATATGCCCATCATCATGGTTTCTGCGAAAAAAGATGACATTGATAAAATCCGGGGCTTAGGTCTTGGCGCGGATGATTATATGACAAAACCGTTCAGCCCCAGTGAGCTGGTGGCCCGGGTAAAGGCACACCTGTCCCGGTATGAGCGGCTCATCGGCAGCAACGCCCAGGAAAATGACATCATCGAGATCCGGGGCATCAAGATCGACAAGACCGCCCGCCGGGTGTGGGTCAACGGCGAGGAAAAGAACTTCACCACCAAGGAGTTTGACCTGCTTACCTTCCTGGCCCAGAATCCGAACCACGTATTCACCAAGGAAGAGCTGTTCAAGAAAATCTGGGACATGGATTCCATCGGCGACATCGCTACTGTAACCGTGCATATCAAGAAAATCCGTGAAAAGATCGAGTTCAATACGGCAAAACCCCAGTACATCGAGACGATCTGGGGCGTCGGCTACCGGTTTAAGGTATGA
- a CDS encoding HAMP domain-containing sensor histidine kinase, whose product MKNSYRTLKRTIILRTMEVTILTIFVGAFILVFFVDGILQDGFIDAFVRALGFLHVSEPTAIRIYQLIFQQNKLLIVVIGFFILFIAIFYLTLNGLTKYIDQIGAGVENILSDSTEPIHLIRELQPLEVHMNSIKRKLRQREEEAAESEQKKNDLLMYLAHDLKTPLTSIIAYLSILDESENMPPEERKKCTHISLEKAVRLKELMDEFFEITRFSLEDMVLEQNPVNVSMMLEQIADEAYAVLAEKGLRCEVDIHEDLTVTGDADKLARVFDNLLRNAINYSYPDTCIRISAWSQQQWVYIDFVNQGPAIPEKQLTMIFEKFIRMDSARSSETGGAGLGLAIAKQIVTAHGGEIHAENCSEGIRFEVKLPGEEL is encoded by the coding sequence TTGAAAAATAGCTATCGCACGCTGAAACGGACCATCATTCTGCGCACAATGGAAGTCACGATCCTGACCATTTTTGTGGGCGCGTTCATTCTGGTGTTTTTCGTGGACGGCATTTTGCAGGATGGATTCATCGATGCATTTGTGCGGGCGCTGGGTTTTCTGCATGTATCCGAGCCAACGGCGATCCGCATTTATCAGCTGATCTTCCAGCAAAACAAGCTGCTCATCGTGGTCATCGGCTTTTTCATCCTGTTCATTGCGATTTTTTATCTGACCCTCAACGGTCTGACGAAATACATCGACCAGATCGGCGCGGGCGTGGAAAATATCCTCAGCGATTCCACAGAACCCATTCATCTCATACGGGAGTTGCAGCCGCTGGAGGTGCATATGAACAGCATCAAACGCAAGCTCCGGCAGCGGGAAGAGGAGGCCGCGGAGAGCGAGCAGAAGAAAAATGATCTGCTCATGTATCTGGCCCACGATCTGAAAACGCCGCTGACGTCCATCATTGCGTACCTGAGCATTCTGGATGAGTCGGAAAATATGCCGCCGGAGGAGCGCAAAAAATGTACCCATATTTCGCTGGAAAAGGCGGTGCGGCTGAAAGAACTGATGGATGAGTTTTTCGAGATCACCCGTTTCAGTCTGGAGGATATGGTGCTGGAGCAGAATCCGGTCAACGTGTCCATGATGCTGGAACAGATCGCGGATGAGGCTTATGCGGTGCTGGCGGAAAAGGGCCTGCGCTGTGAGGTGGACATCCACGAGGATCTGACGGTCACAGGCGATGCGGACAAGCTGGCCCGGGTATTTGACAACCTGCTGCGCAACGCCATCAATTACAGCTACCCGGATACGTGCATCCGGATCAGTGCCTGGTCGCAGCAGCAGTGGGTGTATATTGATTTTGTCAATCAGGGGCCTGCCATCCCGGAGAAACAGTTGACCATGATTTTTGAAAAATTCATCCGCATGGACAGTGCGCGTTCCAGCGAAACCGGAGGTGCCGGGCTGGGGCTTGCTATTGCCAAGCAGATTGTCACCGCCCATGGCGGGGAAATCCACGCGGAAAACTGTTCGGAGGGCATCCGCTTCGAGGTGAAGCTGCCCGGGGAAGAATTATAA
- a CDS encoding AAA family ATPase, which translates to MIIGELDCRDFGCLHEKKIALSPGINLITGGNEAGKSTAASFLRCMLYGMRRGRGRNAVRDDYHRLIPWNQTQAEGSLCFSCQGRNFRLHRVFADRQEKVELFCTDDGEVLDVSMGDLQMLLGGLGEGLYENVVSSRQQTELSADLWKSLENYLLNMETVQEEQTDVETAVKLLEERSRAARANGRRLEKERHQREQELNSQIRYVEQRESLLQEKIAQMEAQRRELAQKQQEQQNGWHSQENAASADWTWKERQYQRKVPNGESVTGTSSDMRKQKAEHDTREERKVTGQKERRTSGWVWLFLLASLVFFAGAGFFFWKGQLPLAVTGIIAGAISLIIFAVNKWRAGRNQNDRWQDEKYLVRPSNSGNFQEKSPLFEGERPDNTGMSMAAGDRTESLTTGLQELSARIAQLQEELLDAGQERQNCLEELGELDRALPREQQAWLEALAAEDARDRIRKVSAELSGNWADRLTDQASEILRAITGGRYFGIQVNTGTRNGSLTVTDGVRIYQPEQLSTGTADQIRMAVRLSAAQLLEEEPMPLVFDDAFLTWDDVRLSQLLEYLAGCGRQVLIFTGQNREELLLIGEKLSYHKIMLDENRAAVYSHTDMRYDNSILQ; encoded by the coding sequence ATGATCATAGGGGAACTGGACTGCAGGGATTTTGGCTGCCTGCATGAAAAGAAGATCGCACTGTCTCCGGGCATCAACCTGATCACCGGCGGCAACGAAGCGGGGAAGTCCACGGCGGCTTCCTTCCTTCGCTGTATGCTTTACGGGATGCGTCGCGGCAGAGGAAGGAATGCGGTCAGGGACGATTACCATCGACTGATCCCCTGGAATCAGACCCAGGCTGAGGGAAGCCTCTGTTTTTCCTGTCAGGGGCGGAATTTCCGGCTGCATCGGGTGTTTGCAGACCGGCAGGAAAAGGTGGAACTGTTCTGCACGGATGACGGGGAAGTGCTGGATGTGTCCATGGGTGACCTACAGATGCTGCTGGGGGGCTTAGGTGAGGGCCTCTATGAAAACGTGGTCAGCAGCAGGCAGCAGACAGAGCTGTCCGCAGACCTGTGGAAATCACTGGAAAACTACTTATTAAATATGGAAACGGTGCAGGAAGAGCAGACGGATGTGGAAACGGCGGTGAAGCTTCTGGAAGAGCGCAGCCGGGCAGCGCGGGCCAACGGCAGGCGGCTGGAAAAAGAGCGGCACCAGCGGGAGCAGGAGCTGAACAGCCAGATCCGTTACGTGGAACAGCGGGAGAGCCTGTTACAGGAGAAAATCGCACAGATGGAAGCACAGCGCCGGGAGTTGGCGCAGAAACAGCAGGAGCAGCAGAACGGGTGGCATTCGCAAGAGAATGCTGCGTCTGCGGATTGGACATGGAAGGAACGGCAATATCAGCGGAAGGTACCCAACGGAGAATCGGTTACGGGAACTTCTTCTGATATGAGGAAACAGAAAGCAGAGCATGACACCCGGGAAGAGCGAAAGGTCACAGGGCAAAAGGAAAGACGTACATCTGGCTGGGTGTGGTTGTTTTTGTTGGCATCACTGGTATTTTTCGCAGGAGCAGGGTTCTTTTTCTGGAAGGGACAGCTGCCGCTGGCGGTGACAGGTATTATTGCAGGCGCTATTTCACTGATTATATTTGCAGTGAATAAATGGCGGGCGGGCAGAAACCAGAATGACAGATGGCAGGATGAAAAGTATCTGGTAAGGCCTTCAAACAGTGGAAACTTTCAGGAAAAATCTCCACTGTTTGAAGGGGAGAGACCAGACAATACAGGAATGTCTATGGCTGCCGGCGATCGGACGGAATCTCTCACCACAGGCTTGCAGGAGCTTTCTGCAAGAATTGCACAGCTGCAGGAGGAGCTTCTGGACGCCGGGCAGGAACGACAGAACTGCCTGGAAGAGCTGGGAGAACTGGATCGGGCGCTGCCCCGGGAGCAGCAGGCCTGGCTGGAGGCGTTGGCAGCGGAGGATGCCCGGGACAGGATCCGCAAGGTGTCTGCGGAACTGTCCGGCAACTGGGCAGACCGTCTGACGGATCAGGCGTCGGAGATCCTTCGGGCCATCACCGGTGGACGATATTTCGGCATTCAGGTCAATACGGGAACAAGAAATGGTTCCCTGACGGTGACAGACGGTGTCCGCATCTATCAGCCGGAACAGCTCAGCACCGGAACCGCAGATCAGATCCGGATGGCGGTCCGTCTGTCGGCAGCACAGCTGCTGGAAGAGGAACCGATGCCACTTGTTTTTGACGATGCCTTCCTCACCTGGGATGATGTGCGTCTGTCCCAGCTACTGGAATATCTGGCCGGATGCGGCCGACAGGTGCTCATTTTTACTGGACAGAATCGGGAAGAATTGTTGCTTATCGGGGAAAAATTGTCATATCACAAAATAATGCTTGACGAAAACCGGGCGGCGGTGTATAGTCATACCGATATGAGATATGACAATTCAATATTGCAGTAA
- a CDS encoding RNA pseudouridine synthase gives MYRGKNLLLYADDAIVVVYKPAGLAVQTKKMGEKDLESLLRTWQAGQGAGTYIGVVHRLDQPVEGVMVLARTKEAAAALSAQAAGTDMQKTYVAVTRGVLPKVEGQLTDFLLRDGKTNTSRVVDRKTPGAKKASLDYRILSVQTTEAKQSLVEIHLHTGRHHQIRVQFAHAGTSLVGDNKYGSMSNAVQEAGNGSVCASSQVVENATENLTIAPGRRHGVLKDTPALCACSLTFTHPVTGQRLCVSCRPNNLAFAAFGVDKLPEPGIKYLISCDTGSEEE, from the coding sequence ATGTATCGCGGGAAAAATCTGCTGCTGTATGCGGATGACGCCATCGTCGTGGTGTACAAGCCCGCCGGTCTGGCCGTTCAGACAAAGAAAATGGGAGAAAAAGATCTGGAAAGCCTGCTGCGTACCTGGCAGGCAGGACAGGGCGCAGGCACGTACATCGGTGTGGTGCATCGACTGGATCAGCCGGTGGAGGGCGTCATGGTGCTGGCCCGGACAAAAGAGGCTGCGGCAGCTTTGAGCGCCCAGGCAGCAGGCACCGACATGCAGAAAACCTACGTGGCTGTCACCCGGGGCGTGTTGCCAAAAGTGGAAGGGCAGCTGACAGACTTCCTGCTGCGGGATGGCAAGACCAACACCTCCCGGGTGGTGGACAGAAAGACGCCGGGAGCGAAGAAAGCTTCGCTGGATTACAGGATACTGTCGGTACAGACAACGGAAGCGAAACAGTCTTTGGTGGAAATCCATCTGCATACCGGCCGCCACCATCAGATCCGGGTACAGTTTGCCCACGCGGGAACGTCCCTTGTGGGGGATAATAAATACGGCAGTATGTCGAATGCGGTACAGGAAGCGGGGAATGGCAGTGTCTGTGCATCATCTCAAGTTGTCGAGAATGCGACAGAAAATCTGACGATTGCTCCCGGACGGCGGCACGGTGTTTTGAAAGACACACCTGCCCTCTGCGCCTGTTCCCTGACCTTCACCCATCCGGTGACAGGACAGCGATTGTGCGTCTCCTGTCGGCCGAACAATCTGGCTTTTGCGGCGTTTGGGGTTGACAAACTGCCCGAACCGGGCATAAAATATCTAATATCATGTGATACAGGCAGTGAAGAGGAATAG
- the metK gene encoding methionine adenosyltransferase: MERRLFTSESVTEGHPDKICDQISDAILDALMEQDPMSRVACETCTTTGLVMVMGEITTKASIDIQKIVRDTIREIGYTRAKFGFDADTCGVITALDKQSTDIAMGVDKALEAKENKMSDSEIEAIGAGDQGMMFGYATNETEEYMPYPIALAHKLARQLTLVRKNGTLSYLRPDGKTQVTVEYDENGKPSRLDAVVLSTQHDENVTQEQIHADIKKYVFDEILPQDMVDENTKFFINPTGRFVIGGPHGDSGLTGRKIIVDTYGGYGRHGGGAFSGKDCTKVDRSAAYAARYVAKNIVAAGLADKCEIQLSYAIGVAQPTSVMVDTYGTGKLADDELVKIIRSMFDLRPAGIIKMLDLRRPIYKQTAAYGHFGRNDLDLPWEKLDKVDELKKYLA; encoded by the coding sequence ATGGAGAGAAGATTATTTACATCTGAGTCAGTAACAGAAGGACATCCCGATAAAATCTGCGATCAGATTTCTGACGCAATTCTGGACGCATTAATGGAGCAGGATCCCATGAGCCGTGTGGCATGCGAGACATGCACAACCACCGGTCTGGTGATGGTTATGGGTGAGATCACCACAAAGGCAAGCATCGATATTCAGAAGATCGTTCGTGATACGATCCGTGAGATCGGCTACACAAGAGCAAAATTCGGTTTCGATGCAGATACCTGCGGCGTGATCACTGCGCTGGACAAGCAGTCCACCGATATTGCTATGGGTGTTGACAAAGCACTGGAAGCGAAAGAGAACAAGATGAGCGACAGCGAGATCGAGGCCATCGGCGCTGGCGACCAGGGTATGATGTTCGGTTATGCCACCAATGAGACCGAGGAGTACATGCCTTACCCCATCGCACTGGCACACAAGCTGGCAAGACAGCTGACCCTGGTGCGCAAGAACGGCACCCTCAGCTACCTTCGCCCGGATGGCAAGACCCAGGTAACGGTAGAGTACGATGAAAACGGCAAGCCCAGCCGTCTGGATGCGGTTGTTCTGTCTACCCAGCACGACGAGAATGTGACCCAGGAGCAGATTCACGCAGATATCAAGAAATATGTATTCGATGAGATCCTGCCGCAGGATATGGTAGACGAGAACACCAAGTTCTTCATCAACCCGACAGGACGTTTCGTCATCGGCGGCCCTCACGGCGACAGCGGTCTGACCGGCCGTAAGATCATTGTAGACACCTATGGTGGATACGGCAGACACGGCGGCGGCGCATTCTCCGGTAAGGACTGCACCAAGGTTGACCGTTCCGCAGCTTACGCAGCCCGTTATGTGGCAAAAAATATCGTTGCAGCAGGTCTGGCTGACAAGTGCGAGATCCAGCTGTCCTACGCCATCGGTGTGGCACAGCCTACTTCCGTTATGGTAGACACCTACGGCACCGGCAAGCTGGCTGACGATGAGCTGGTGAAGATCATCCGCAGCATGTTCGATCTTCGCCCGGCAGGTATCATCAAGATGCTTGACCTGAGACGTCCGATCTACAAGCAGACCGCAGCATACGGTCACTTTGGACGCAACGATCTGGATCTTCCGTGGGAGAAGCTGGATAAGGTTGACGAGTTAAAGAAATATCTGGCATAA
- a CDS encoding metallophosphoesterase, which translates to MKFYHIADVHLGAVPDRGRPYSEQRRQDIWDTFRDMIHLAVREQPDCLFVCGDLFHRQPLKRELKEVDYLFSLIPDTRVFLMAGNHDFAGEGKRLPAVFLEPQCVLFFAGEVISGEPGAVPGDGTAQRDPPSDSVRSQLSEKGVPGGAV; encoded by the coding sequence ATGAAATTTTATCACATTGCGGATGTGCATCTGGGGGCGGTGCCGGATCGGGGGCGCCCCTACAGTGAGCAGCGCCGACAGGATATATGGGACACTTTTCGGGATATGATCCACCTGGCAGTCCGGGAACAGCCGGATTGTCTGTTTGTGTGCGGCGATCTGTTCCACCGGCAGCCATTAAAACGGGAGCTGAAGGAAGTGGATTACCTTTTTTCGCTCATCCCGGATACCCGGGTGTTCCTTATGGCGGGCAATCATGATTTTGCCGGGGAGGGGAAGCGCTTACCGGCGGTTTTCCTGGAGCCCCAATGTGTTCTTTTTTTCGCAGGAGAAGTTATCAGCGGTGAGCCTGGAGCTGTCCCAGGAGACGGCACGGCGCAGCGGGATCCGCCATCTGACAGTGTACGGTCACAGTTATCAGAAAAGGGAGTACCGGGAGGCGCTGTATGA
- a CDS encoding nitroreductase family protein: MDAILKRRSIRKFLDQPIPEEALEKILRAGMAAPSAGGSAEWEFVLFADPKKKKKRSWK; encoded by the coding sequence ATGGACGCAATTTTAAAACGAAGAAGTATCCGTAAATTTCTGGATCAGCCGATCCCGGAGGAAGCGCTTGAGAAAATTCTCCGGGCCGGAATGGCGGCACCCAGCGCAGGCGGCAGCGCCGAATGGGAATTTGTGCTGTTTGCGGATCCGAAGAAGAAAAAGAAGCGCTCATGGAAGTGA
- a CDS encoding HAMP domain-containing sensor histidine kinase, with protein MKLKNRLIIGFLIIAIVPMLMMTAVTVGFGRYQMRVMKKDFGIDLPAYESFSNTPQIMMRYTRNIHEELNAQVQKDPDVLVTAESIQKLDEELNRRLSYVIVRKGNTIIYDSPQMDQPDIVKYLPDFGDADADLDGCTYLGGNIQSMIKQVDVTTTDGEEYSFFLITSAQKAIPQIQSLAIDIILMVFLILIMTGGILTAWIYRGVITPVRKLKVATQNIKEGNLDFRLEVEGKDEISELCSDFEEMRQRLKASTEEKIQFDRENKELISNISHDLKTPITAVKGYVEGIMDGVADTPEKMDRYIKTIYNKANDMDRLINELTFYSKIDTNRIPYTFSKINVKDYFDDCAEELGLELEERGMTFTYQNHVDPATMVIADAEQLKRVIDNIVGNSVKYMDKENGHIGIEVKDVGDFIQVELSDDGRGIAMKDVPYIFDRFYRADASRNSSKGGSGIGLSIVKKIIEDHGGKIWANSREGEGTTMYFVLRKYQEVPANE; from the coding sequence ATGAAACTGAAAAATCGCCTGATCATAGGCTTTCTGATTATAGCTATTGTGCCGATGCTTATGATGACTGCCGTAACCGTGGGTTTTGGACGTTACCAGATGCGGGTTATGAAGAAAGATTTTGGCATTGATCTGCCTGCATATGAGTCATTTTCCAACACCCCCCAGATCATGATGCGTTACACCAGGAACATTCATGAGGAGTTGAATGCACAGGTGCAGAAAGATCCGGATGTGCTGGTGACAGCGGAATCCATTCAGAAGCTGGATGAGGAACTTAACCGGCGGCTTTCTTATGTCATTGTCCGGAAAGGGAATACCATTATTTATGACAGTCCGCAGATGGATCAGCCGGATATCGTGAAATATCTGCCGGATTTCGGGGATGCGGATGCGGATCTGGACGGCTGTACCTATCTGGGCGGCAATATTCAGTCCATGATCAAGCAGGTGGATGTGACGACGACAGATGGCGAAGAGTACAGCTTTTTCCTGATCACGTCGGCCCAGAAAGCCATTCCGCAGATCCAGTCACTGGCCATTGACATTATTCTCATGGTGTTCCTGATCCTGATCATGACCGGCGGTATTCTGACAGCCTGGATTTACCGGGGTGTGATCACGCCGGTGCGCAAGCTGAAGGTGGCGACCCAGAATATCAAGGAGGGCAATCTGGATTTCCGGCTGGAAGTCGAGGGAAAGGACGAGATCAGTGAGCTTTGCTCGGATTTCGAGGAAATGCGGCAGCGGCTGAAGGCGTCCACAGAGGAGAAGATTCAGTTTGACCGGGAAAACAAGGAGCTGATCAGCAACATTTCCCACGATCTGAAGACCCCTATCACCGCCGTAAAAGGCTACGTGGAGGGCATCATGGACGGCGTGGCGGACACGCCGGAGAAAATGGATCGCTACATCAAGACGATTTACAACAAAGCCAACGACATGGACCGGCTCATCAACGAGCTGACCTTTTATTCAAAGATCGACACGAACCGGATTCCGTACACCTTCAGCAAGATCAACGTGAAGGATTATTTTGACGACTGTGCGGAGGAGCTGGGGCTGGAGCTGGAAGAGCGGGGCATGACGTTTACTTATCAGAATCACGTGGATCCGGCCACGATGGTCATTGCGGATGCGGAGCAGCTGAAGCGGGTCATTGACAATATCGTGGGAAATTCCGTAAAATATATGGATAAGGAAAACGGCCACATCGGCATTGAAGTCAAGGATGTGGGCGATTTCATACAGGTGGAGCTGTCTGACGACGGAAGGGGCATTGCCATGAAGGATGTGCCCTACATTTTCGACCGTTTTTACCGGGCGGATGCGTCCCGCAACTCGTCCAAGGGCGGCAGCGGCATCGGGCTGTCCATTGTAAAGAAGATTATTGAAGACCACGGAGGCAAGATCTGGGCCAACAGCCGGGAAGGCGAGGGCACCACCATGTACTTCGTGCTGAGAAAATATCAGGAGGTACCGGCAAATGAGTAA